One window of Pelmatolapia mariae isolate MD_Pm_ZW linkage group LG18, Pm_UMD_F_2, whole genome shotgun sequence genomic DNA carries:
- the pex19 gene encoding peroxisomal biogenesis factor 19 → MASGPGGSSDGHDAELDELLDSALDDFDKAAAPPATEPAAASSSASSGAQKPPLLEDCKLFETLFEGDMAAQAKEEWEKAMTELAQEEPELLQHFQKLSEAAGKVGTDTASQQEFTCCLKETLQGLAKNADNLKSSGLAGDDLVKALEGLGLEEGEGGGDDGNILPIMQSIMQNLLSKEVLYPSLKEITTKYPEWLETNKPSLSPEDYQRYEQQAKIMGDICKLFEREEEGAADKESTFERIMDLMQKLQDLGQPPKELAGDAPPGFNFDMDSLNLPGGPGAGSAEQCSVM, encoded by the exons GTGCGTTGGATGATTTTGACAAGGCGGCCGCCCCTCCAGCCACTGAACCTGCAGCCGCTTCGTCCTCAGCCAGCAGTGGTGCACAAAAG CCCCCTTTGCTTGAGGACTGTAAGCTCTTCGAGACTCTCTTTGAAGGGGACATGGCTGCCCAAGCTAAGGAGGAGTGGGAGAAGGCCATGACGGAACTGGCTCAGGAGGAGCCGGAGCTTCTCCAACACTTTCAAAAGCTATCAGAGGCTGCGGGAAAAGTTG GTACTGACACTGCCTCCCAACAAGAATTCACTTGCTGTCTAAAAGAAACCCTTCAGGGGCTGGCCAAAAATGCAGACAACCTGAAG TCTTCGGGACTAGCTGGAGATGATCTTGTCAAAGCACTAGAGGGCCTAGGGTTGGAGGAGGGTGAAGGAGGTGGTGATGATGGAAACATCCTGCCCATCATGCAGTCCATCATGCAGAATCTTCTCTCTAAGGAGGTTCTTTATCCATCCCTGAAGGAAATCACTACTAAG TACCCAGAGTGGCTGGAAACCAACAAACCGAGCCTTAGTCCAGAGGACTACCAGCGCTATGAGCAGCAGGCCAAAATCATGGGAGACATCTGTAAGCTCTttgagagggaggaagagggtGCAGCAGATAAAGAGAGCACATTTGAGAGGATCATGGACCTGATGCAAAAG CTGCAAGACCTTGGACAACCACCTAAAGAGCTAGCAGGTGATGCG CCTCCTGGCTTTAACTTTGACATGGACTCTCTCAATCTCCCTGGAGGCCCCGGGGCCGGGTCAGCCGAGCAGTGCTCCGTCATGTGA